A part of Pectinophora gossypiella chromosome Z, ilPecGoss1.1, whole genome shotgun sequence genomic DNA contains:
- the LOC126380599 gene encoding piggyBac transposable element-derived protein 3-like: protein MNKTRKYKKPLTLNDIIVELEQNDEKEVPDSIIIMPPENCNAEVTDEDSGDEDVVLLQNLPGWQLRAPAVVVIWWYQGEACIGKTLQIVAYLLCFLQCPETGSIL, encoded by the exons ATGAATAAAACAAG gaAGTATAAAAAACCGCTGACTTTGAACGATATTATAGTAGAATTGGAGCAAAACGATGAGAAGGAAGTTCCtgattccatcatcatcatgccACCTGAAAATTGCAATGCTGAAGTTACTGACGAAGATTCTGGCGATGAAGATGTAGTTTTACTTCAAAATCTTCCCGGGTGGCAACTCCGAGCACCTGCTGTAGTGGTTATATGGTGGTACCAAGGAGAAGCATGTATTGGGAAAACACTTCAGATTGTGGCGTACCTATTGTGTTTTCTGCAATGTCCAGAGAcaggttcaattttataa